In a single window of the Synechococcus sp. HK05 genome:
- the cysK gene encoding cysteine synthase A → MAAIFSDNSLTIGRTPLVQLNRLTEGCGARVLAKIEGRNPAYSVKCRIGAAMVDAAIRDGLLGPGKELIEPTSGNTGIALAFVAASKGIRLTLTMPETMSLERRKLLTAFGAHLELTEGRLGMTGAVNRAKEIAASDPDRYVLLQQFVNPANPQIHHDTTGPEIWSDTDGQVDVLVSGVGTGGTITGVSRYIKSTLGKPLVSVAVEPCNSPVISQTKAGEALQPGPHKIQGIGAGFVPGNLDLDLVDRVEQVSDEEAVAMARRLAREEGILAGISCGAATVAALRLAQEPAMAGKTIVVVLPDSGERYLSSVLFEGIFNERGLPV, encoded by the coding sequence ATGGCCGCGATCTTCAGCGACAACAGCCTCACGATCGGTCGTACTCCGCTGGTGCAGCTCAATCGCCTCACCGAGGGCTGCGGAGCACGGGTGCTGGCCAAGATCGAGGGCCGCAACCCCGCCTATTCGGTGAAGTGCCGCATCGGCGCCGCCATGGTGGATGCCGCCATCCGCGATGGGCTGCTGGGCCCCGGCAAGGAGCTGATTGAACCCACCAGCGGCAACACCGGCATTGCCCTGGCGTTTGTGGCGGCGAGCAAGGGCATCCGGCTCACCCTCACCATGCCGGAAACCATGAGCCTCGAGCGGCGCAAGCTGCTCACCGCCTTTGGCGCCCACCTGGAGCTCACCGAAGGCCGCCTCGGCATGACCGGCGCCGTGAACCGCGCCAAGGAGATCGCCGCCAGCGATCCGGATCGCTACGTGCTGCTGCAGCAGTTTGTGAACCCTGCCAACCCCCAGATCCACCACGACACCACCGGCCCGGAGATCTGGAGCGACACCGATGGCCAGGTGGATGTGCTCGTGTCCGGCGTGGGCACCGGCGGCACGATCACGGGCGTCAGCCGCTACATCAAATCCACCCTCGGCAAGCCCCTGGTGAGCGTGGCGGTGGAGCCCTGCAACAGCCCAGTCATCAGCCAGACCAAAGCAGGTGAAGCACTGCAGCCCGGACCTCACAAAATCCAGGGGATCGGCGCGGGTTTCGTGCCCGGAAACCTCGATCTTGATCTGGTGGATCGGGTGGAGCAGGTGAGCGATGAGGAGGCCGTGGCCATGGCCCGCCGCTTGGCCCGTGAGGAGGGCATCCTGGCTGGCATCAGCTGCGGCGCTGCGACCGTGGCAGCGCTTCGCCTGGCTCAGGAACCAGCGATGGCCGGCAAAACGATCGTGGTGGTGCTGCCCGATTCCGGCGAGCGCTACCTCAGCTCGGTGTTGTTTGAGGGGATCTTCAATGAGCGGGGCCTGCCGGTGTGA
- a CDS encoding pirin-like bicupin family protein, whose translation MTTTPFAIPASHLALAQALGADGLVLRPATERFHSQLDWLDSWHSFSFSSHYNPAWMGFGPLRVINDDTIAAGRGFGMHPHHDMEIITVMVQGELHHRDSMGHAEVLRAGEVQRMSAGTGVVHSEINGSDQPCRLLQIWVEPSSTGIAPAYEQKPFPLSPGWTPLLDPQCQDGALAIHRPVRLWRGQLEPGGQLELPELTGQAWIQMIDGALEQPWLLQRGDGLGWRPQPAGAAAQPPLRGGTAGADLLLFELH comes from the coding sequence ATGACAACCACACCCTTCGCCATACCCGCGAGTCATCTCGCTTTGGCCCAGGCCCTGGGCGCTGATGGCCTGGTGCTCCGCCCTGCTACCGAGCGCTTTCACAGTCAGCTGGATTGGCTCGATAGCTGGCACAGCTTTTCGTTCTCCAGCCACTACAACCCGGCCTGGATGGGCTTCGGCCCCCTGCGTGTGATCAACGACGACACCATCGCCGCCGGCCGGGGCTTCGGCATGCACCCCCACCACGACATGGAGATCATCACGGTGATGGTGCAGGGGGAATTGCACCACCGCGATTCGATGGGCCACGCGGAGGTGCTGCGCGCCGGTGAGGTGCAGCGCATGAGCGCCGGCACCGGTGTGGTGCACAGCGAGATCAATGGATCGGATCAGCCCTGCCGCCTGCTGCAGATCTGGGTGGAGCCAAGTTCAACGGGTATCGCTCCGGCTTATGAGCAGAAACCCTTTCCGCTGTCGCCGGGCTGGACGCCGCTGCTCGATCCCCAGTGCCAGGACGGTGCCCTGGCAATTCATCGGCCGGTGCGGTTGTGGAGAGGGCAGCTGGAGCCCGGGGGGCAGCTGGAGCTCCCTGAGCTCACAGGGCAAGCCTGGATCCAGATGATCGACGGAGCACTGGAGCAGCCCTGGTTGCTCCAGCGCGGGGATGGGCTTGGTTGGCGGCCTCAGCCCGCCGGCGCTGCGGCGCAGCCCCCACTCAGGGGTGGAACCGCCGGCGCCGACCTGCTGCTGTTTGAGCTGCACTGA
- a CDS encoding NADPH-dependent FMN reductase: protein MTTPVPCDLLVIAASNGENLKLAERFGAEAKTQGLHAEVLDLTALDLPLFTPRALAAGAPPDLAPLQQQLGAATRWVICAPEYNGSIPPVLTSAIAWLSVQGDDFRALFNGRPVAIATHSGGGGHAVMAALRLQLAHLGAHVVGRQLVSNSVSGAKDASIADLIHRLKQLQPLQPSAD from the coding sequence GTGACGACACCTGTGCCCTGCGATCTCTTGGTGATCGCCGCCAGTAATGGTGAGAACCTCAAGCTGGCGGAGCGCTTTGGTGCAGAAGCCAAGACCCAGGGTCTACATGCGGAGGTGTTGGATCTCACGGCGTTGGATCTGCCACTGTTCACACCGCGGGCCTTGGCTGCAGGCGCGCCGCCTGATCTGGCGCCCCTGCAGCAGCAGCTCGGCGCTGCAACGCGCTGGGTGATCTGCGCACCGGAATACAACGGTTCCATCCCGCCGGTGCTCACCAGCGCCATCGCCTGGTTGTCGGTGCAGGGTGACGATTTCCGCGCTCTGTTTAACGGCCGGCCTGTGGCGATCGCCACCCATTCCGGCGGTGGGGGCCACGCGGTGATGGCGGCGTTGCGTCTGCAGTTGGCCCACCTCGGCGCCCATGTGGTGGGCCGGCAGTTGGTGAGCAACAGCGTGAGCGGCGCGAAGGATGCGTCGATCGCCGACCTGATCCATCGCCTCAAACAACTTCAACCCCTCCAGCCCTCAGCCGATTGA
- a CDS encoding RNA-binding S4 domain-containing protein: MATSPAAEPIRLDQFLKWQGLAFTGGEAKQRIQGGEVRVNGFQETQRGRKLKPGDRVELDGQTHVVP; encoded by the coding sequence TTGGCCACCTCCCCCGCGGCTGAACCGATCCGCCTCGATCAGTTCCTCAAATGGCAGGGCCTGGCCTTCACCGGCGGTGAGGCCAAGCAGCGCATCCAGGGCGGTGAGGTGCGGGTGAACGGCTTCCAGGAAACCCAGCGGGGCCGCAAGCTCAAGCCGGGCGATCGCGTGGAGCTCGATGGCCAGACCCATGTGGTGCCATAG
- a CDS encoding DUF308 domain-containing protein: MNPTTLRRITAVLLFVAAAASIALPFLSATALTLSIGVIAAVAGVTQLLRLGQAEGTKGKIFRALSGLFYLVAGIWVVAYPIESEISLTLFVGLLLIFEGVMELAAAAASQGEARGLVLMDGVVTAILGGLLVAEWPSDSLWAVGTLFGISLFFSAFRLLTAPAEA, encoded by the coding sequence GTGAATCCGACAACCCTGCGTCGCATCACGGCTGTGCTGCTCTTCGTGGCGGCCGCTGCATCGATCGCATTGCCTTTCCTCTCGGCCACAGCGCTCACCTTGAGCATCGGTGTGATCGCGGCCGTGGCGGGTGTGACCCAATTGCTGCGCTTGGGGCAAGCCGAAGGCACCAAGGGCAAGATCTTCCGTGCCCTCTCCGGCCTCTTCTACCTGGTGGCCGGCATCTGGGTGGTGGCCTACCCGATCGAGAGCGAAATCAGCCTCACCCTGTTTGTGGGCCTGCTGCTGATCTTTGAAGGGGTGATGGAACTGGCCGCCGCTGCCGCCAGCCAGGGCGAAGCCCGTGGCCTGGTGCTGATGGACGGCGTCGTGACCGCCATCCTTGGCGGCCTGCTGGTGGCGGAATGGCCATCCGACAGCCTCTGGGCCGTGGGCACCCTGTTCGGCATTTCGCTGTTCTTCAGCGCCTTCCGCCTGCTTACAGCCCCTGCCGAGGCCTGA
- a CDS encoding DUF6447 family protein, translated as MTDSAAQQPPVLTFEGKRYDLNALPDDLKELVRGMQVADAQLRMHEDTLKVLAVGRQSMAMQLNERLKGVTPLAD; from the coding sequence GTGACCGACTCCGCCGCCCAGCAGCCCCCTGTGCTCACCTTCGAAGGCAAGCGCTACGACCTCAACGCCCTGCCTGACGACCTCAAGGAGCTGGTGCGCGGCATGCAGGTGGCCGACGCCCAGCTGCGCATGCACGAAGACACCCTGAAGGTGCTGGCCGTGGGCCGTCAGTCGATGGCGATGCAGCTCAATGAACGCCTCAAGGGCGTTACCCCCCTGGCCGACTGA
- a CDS encoding FAD-dependent oxidoreductase, which translates to MNRFVVVGAGPAGLSVALQLARAGHPVALVEASRHFSRQFRGEALMPCGLEALAHLGLGNLHQQLPHRSLAGWSVWVEGRQLFHVAEPMGSLQPCTLVAQEALLEHLLELAQEQPRFRWLPGQAVKRLLQREGRISGVEFASGESLEADLVIGCDGRGSLLRRQAGLTLQSSGVGLELLWFKLPGPLPAELDGSFNTLLAGGQIGSACIGARGDLQLAWLLQADQDIPSAENPLWPERLAQLLPPAFAAVLRERGGELSPPQRVSVQVGMAKSWHTPGLLLLGDAAHPMSPVRAQGINMALRDGVVAGQRLSRAGSAEELDAAAAQVEQQRRPEIRRMQALQSAEARQGHLVGHNAVLRHSLAGLAPLIGPVASRIWRQRQGPLREGIPGALPQRTNSISW; encoded by the coding sequence ATGAACCGGTTCGTGGTGGTGGGTGCGGGACCGGCTGGCTTGAGCGTTGCCCTGCAGCTGGCACGCGCTGGCCATCCCGTGGCGTTAGTGGAGGCCAGCCGGCACTTCAGCCGCCAGTTTCGCGGCGAGGCGCTGATGCCCTGTGGGCTCGAGGCCCTCGCCCATCTCGGCCTCGGCAACCTGCACCAGCAGCTGCCCCACCGCAGCCTGGCGGGCTGGAGCGTGTGGGTGGAAGGGCGGCAGCTCTTCCATGTGGCCGAACCCATGGGCTCGCTGCAGCCCTGCACCTTGGTAGCCCAAGAAGCACTCCTTGAGCATCTGCTGGAGCTGGCGCAGGAGCAGCCTCGGTTCCGCTGGCTCCCGGGCCAAGCCGTGAAACGCCTGCTGCAGCGCGAAGGCCGGATCAGCGGTGTGGAGTTCGCCAGCGGTGAATCTCTGGAGGCCGATCTGGTGATCGGCTGCGATGGCCGGGGGTCGCTGCTGCGCAGGCAGGCGGGGCTGACCCTGCAATCAAGCGGCGTGGGGCTCGAGCTGCTCTGGTTCAAGCTGCCTGGCCCCCTGCCAGCGGAGCTCGACGGCAGCTTCAACACGCTGCTGGCGGGGGGCCAGATCGGCAGTGCCTGCATCGGCGCCCGCGGGGACCTGCAACTCGCCTGGTTGCTGCAGGCGGATCAAGACATCCCCTCCGCCGAAAACCCGCTCTGGCCAGAACGCCTGGCGCAGCTGCTCCCACCAGCCTTTGCCGCTGTGCTGCGTGAGCGAGGTGGGGAGCTCTCACCCCCCCAGCGGGTGTCGGTGCAGGTGGGGATGGCGAAGTCCTGGCACACACCAGGGCTGCTGCTGCTCGGCGATGCAGCCCACCCGATGAGCCCGGTGCGGGCCCAGGGCATCAACATGGCCCTGCGCGACGGGGTGGTGGCGGGCCAACGGCTCAGCCGCGCCGGCTCAGCCGAGGAGCTGGATGCGGCGGCGGCCCAGGTGGAGCAGCAGCGCCGGCCAGAAATCCGCCGCATGCAGGCACTCCAGAGCGCAGAAGCCCGCCAGGGTCACCTGGTGGGCCACAACGCTGTGCTGCGCCACAGCCTGGCCGGGCTGGCCCCCCTGATCGGGCCTGTGGCCAGCCGGATCTGGCGCCAGCGCCAAGGGCCACTCCGCGAAGGGATCCCAGGCGCCCTGCCTCAGCGCACGAACAGCATCTCCTGGTAG
- a CDS encoding ABC transporter ATP-binding protein, which produces MLAPPSAGFRRLLPLLMPYRSALLAGGVCMLVFVVCWPLLAWLAGQLIPAIGAGDFGRVLQVIGLALTVFMLQKLAQFGQDTLLAGPALQVSQELRRRLFARLQRLDFGVLEKLSAGDLTYRLTEDADRVGEVIYKTIQDTTPSALQLVVVFGYMVWLDWKLSLGTLLLAPLVAVLVSVFGAKVMGAAEKSQKQVSELASLLGEAIGGLPLVRAFAAEPWLQQRFETEIDLHRRARYRTQRLLALQYPVVGFLEAAGILAVLLMGAARIQSGDLNGQGFSSYVAALLMLIDPISHLTTNFNEFQQGQASLRRLREIEHQAIEPPDKPQALPLGQVAGELTLEQVSFSYETDQPVLRNLSLRVKPGQVVALVGPSGAGKSTLFSLLLRFNTAQSGRVLLDGRDLADLKASELRKAVALVPQQSAVFSGTVAEAIAFGRPASREQIRAAAQLANADGFIEAMPGGYDARVEERGSNFSGGQLQRLAIARAVLGDPAVLLLDEATSALDAESEEAVQRGLDQAMAGRTVLVIAHRLSTVQEADSIVVLEHGQIVDQGNHDLLISRPGRYRDLCERQLIRGA; this is translated from the coding sequence ATGCTCGCACCCCCTTCGGCCGGCTTCCGGCGGCTCCTGCCGTTGCTGATGCCCTACCGCTCCGCACTCCTGGCCGGCGGGGTGTGCATGCTCGTGTTCGTGGTCTGCTGGCCGCTGCTCGCCTGGCTGGCCGGCCAGCTGATCCCCGCCATCGGCGCCGGCGATTTCGGCCGGGTGCTGCAGGTGATCGGCCTGGCCCTCACGGTGTTCATGTTGCAGAAGCTGGCCCAGTTCGGCCAGGACACCCTCCTGGCGGGCCCGGCGCTGCAGGTGAGCCAGGAGCTGCGGCGTCGCCTGTTTGCGCGGCTGCAACGCCTCGATTTCGGCGTGCTCGAGAAGCTCTCCGCAGGCGACCTCACCTATCGCCTCACTGAAGACGCCGACCGCGTGGGTGAGGTGATCTACAAAACGATCCAAGACACCACGCCTTCAGCCCTGCAGCTGGTGGTGGTGTTCGGCTACATGGTGTGGCTCGACTGGAAGCTGTCGCTGGGCACGTTGCTCTTGGCGCCACTGGTGGCGGTGCTGGTGAGCGTGTTCGGCGCCAAGGTGATGGGCGCAGCCGAGAAGAGCCAGAAGCAGGTGAGCGAGCTGGCCTCCCTACTCGGCGAAGCGATCGGCGGGCTGCCACTGGTGCGCGCCTTCGCCGCCGAACCCTGGCTCCAGCAACGCTTCGAAACGGAGATCGATCTGCACCGCCGCGCCCGCTACCGCACCCAGCGGCTGCTGGCGCTGCAATATCCGGTGGTGGGCTTCCTTGAGGCCGCCGGCATCCTGGCGGTGCTGCTGATGGGAGCCGCCCGCATCCAGAGCGGTGACCTCAACGGCCAGGGATTCAGTAGCTATGTGGCGGCGCTGCTGATGCTGATCGATCCGATCAGCCACCTCACCACCAACTTCAACGAGTTTCAGCAGGGCCAGGCCTCGCTGCGGCGCCTGCGGGAGATCGAGCACCAGGCGATCGAGCCGCCGGATAAGCCCCAGGCCCTGCCCCTGGGCCAGGTGGCCGGCGAACTCACCCTGGAGCAGGTGAGCTTCAGCTACGAAACCGATCAGCCGGTGCTGCGCAACCTCAGCCTGCGGGTGAAGCCCGGCCAGGTGGTGGCGCTGGTGGGCCCCTCCGGGGCCGGCAAGAGCACACTGTTTTCCCTATTGCTGCGCTTCAACACGGCCCAAAGCGGCCGGGTATTGCTGGATGGCCGCGATCTGGCGGATCTCAAGGCCAGCGAATTGCGCAAGGCCGTGGCGCTCGTGCCGCAGCAGAGCGCCGTGTTCTCGGGCACGGTGGCCGAGGCGATCGCCTTCGGCCGGCCGGCCAGCCGTGAGCAGATCCGAGCCGCGGCACAACTCGCCAATGCCGACGGCTTCATCGAAGCGATGCCCGGCGGCTACGACGCCCGCGTGGAAGAGCGGGGCAGCAACTTCTCAGGCGGGCAGCTGCAGCGCCTGGCCATCGCCCGGGCCGTGCTCGGGGATCCGGCCGTGCTGCTGCTCGATGAAGCCACCAGCGCCCTCGACGCCGAATCCGAAGAGGCCGTGCAACGCGGCCTCGATCAGGCCATGGCTGGGCGCACGGTGCTGGTGATCGCCCACCGCCTCTCCACGGTGCAGGAAGCCGATTCCATCGTGGTGCTCGAGCACGGCCAGATCGTGGATCAAGGCAACCACGACCTCTTGATCAGCCGCCCCGGCCGCTACCGCGACCTCTGCGAGCGCCAGCTGATTCGCGGGGCGTAA
- a CDS encoding FAD/NAD(P)-binding oxidoreductase translates to MGHHQVLIVGGGAGGITVAARLKRFRPSLDVAILEPSSEHYYQPGWTLVGGGVFTVAQTRRQESDLIPAGVTWIRDAVAGFDPDNNSVSTSGGQTLTYDALVVATGLKLNWDAIKGLPEALGKGGVCSNYSKDFAPYTWECIQNFKGGNAVFTCAPMPIKCPGAPQKIAYMADDAIKRDPAVAAKSKVIYATATPGIFGIPAYAAPLREVVARKGIDARYSHTLIEVRPASKEAVFKVAKEGEEPREEVISYELLHVTPPMAAPDVVAQSPLAASSGFVEVDKHSTQHVRYTNVFAIGDVSGMPNSKTAAAVRGQAPALVTNLLAQLDGGKGNGSYNGYSCCPLITGYGKTIMAEFNYDAQPEPSFPLDPTKERWSMWVMKTTILPWVYWNRMLKGADHEKRFIPGVKH, encoded by the coding sequence ATGGGTCATCACCAGGTGTTGATCGTGGGCGGTGGTGCGGGCGGCATCACCGTGGCCGCGCGCCTCAAGCGCTTCCGCCCCAGCCTGGATGTAGCCATCCTTGAGCCCTCCAGCGAGCACTACTACCAACCGGGTTGGACCCTGGTGGGTGGCGGTGTGTTCACCGTGGCGCAGACCCGCCGCCAGGAATCGGACCTCATCCCGGCGGGCGTGACCTGGATCCGCGACGCGGTGGCGGGCTTCGACCCTGACAACAACAGCGTCAGCACCAGCGGCGGCCAGACCCTTACCTACGACGCCCTGGTGGTCGCCACCGGCCTGAAGCTCAATTGGGATGCGATCAAGGGTCTGCCTGAGGCGTTGGGCAAGGGCGGGGTGTGCAGCAACTACTCCAAGGATTTCGCCCCTTACACCTGGGAGTGCATTCAGAACTTCAAGGGCGGCAATGCGGTGTTCACCTGCGCGCCGATGCCGATCAAGTGCCCCGGCGCGCCCCAGAAGATCGCTTACATGGCCGACGACGCGATCAAGCGCGATCCCGCCGTGGCCGCCAAGAGCAAGGTGATCTATGCCACGGCCACTCCAGGCATCTTTGGGATTCCTGCCTATGCCGCACCGCTACGGGAGGTGGTGGCCCGCAAAGGCATTGATGCGCGCTACAGCCACACCCTGATAGAGGTGCGGCCAGCCAGCAAAGAAGCCGTGTTCAAGGTGGCCAAAGAGGGTGAGGAACCCCGCGAGGAGGTGATCAGCTACGAGCTGCTGCATGTGACGCCGCCGATGGCGGCGCCGGATGTGGTGGCCCAGAGCCCCCTGGCAGCCTCCAGTGGCTTTGTTGAGGTGGATAAGCACTCCACCCAGCATGTGCGCTATACGAACGTGTTCGCCATTGGTGATGTGAGTGGCATGCCCAACTCCAAAACCGCGGCAGCGGTGCGTGGTCAGGCGCCGGCGCTGGTGACCAACCTGCTGGCCCAGCTCGATGGCGGCAAAGGCAATGGCTCCTACAACGGCTACAGCTGCTGCCCGCTGATCACCGGCTACGGCAAAACGATCATGGCTGAGTTCAATTACGACGCCCAGCCCGAGCCCTCCTTCCCCCTCGATCCCACCAAGGAGCGCTGGAGCATGTGGGTGATGAAGACCACGATCCTGCCCTGGGTGTACTGGAACCGCATGCTCAAAGGCGCTGATCACGAGAAGCGCTTCATCCCAGGCGTGAAGCACTGA
- the tpiA gene encoding triose-phosphate isomerase, with protein MGKAVIAGNWKMHMTCAEAQAFADAFKPLVANLPADREVVLAPPFTAIPTLSAALAGSGIHIAAQNIHWQEKGAFTGMISAPMLMEHGVSHAIVGHSEPRKYYSETDEQINLRARSAQKHGIIPILCVGESDSQREAGEAERVIRRQVEQGVDGLDPARLIVAYEPIWAIGTGKTCEAAEANRICGLIREWVGYPEVVVQYGGSVNPATIDQLMAQSDIDGVLVGGASLDPEGFGRIANYQVPVAA; from the coding sequence GTGGGTAAGGCTGTCATCGCAGGCAACTGGAAGATGCACATGACCTGCGCTGAAGCGCAGGCCTTCGCTGACGCCTTCAAGCCCCTGGTGGCCAACCTCCCCGCCGACCGCGAGGTGGTGCTGGCGCCGCCCTTCACGGCGATCCCTACCTTGAGTGCGGCCCTGGCCGGCAGCGGCATCCACATCGCCGCCCAGAACATCCACTGGCAGGAGAAGGGTGCCTTCACCGGCATGATCTCGGCGCCGATGCTGATGGAGCACGGCGTGAGCCACGCGATCGTGGGCCACAGCGAGCCGCGCAAGTACTACAGCGAGACCGACGAGCAGATCAACCTGCGCGCCCGCAGCGCCCAGAAGCACGGCATCATCCCGATCCTCTGCGTGGGTGAGAGTGATTCCCAGCGGGAAGCCGGCGAGGCCGAGCGCGTGATCCGCCGTCAGGTGGAGCAGGGCGTGGATGGTCTGGATCCCGCCCGCCTGATCGTGGCCTACGAGCCGATCTGGGCGATCGGCACCGGCAAAACCTGCGAAGCGGCGGAAGCCAACCGCATCTGCGGCCTGATTCGCGAGTGGGTGGGCTACCCCGAGGTGGTGGTGCAGTACGGCGGTTCGGTGAACCCCGCCACAATCGACCAGCTGATGGCCCAGAGCGACATCGATGGCGTGCTGGTGGGTGGCGCGTCCCTGGATCCCGAGGGCTTCGGCCGCATCGCCAACTACCAGGTGCCTGTGGCCGCCTGA
- a CDS encoding glutamine synthetase III, giving the protein MPSAERFAALQTIQRRKPAAVQAPSALQDIWASDVFTLDRMKEALPRSVFKSIQATIRQGGRLDPSVADAVAGAMKDWATSRGALYYAHVFYPLTNLTAEKHDGFIVPKGDGRAITEFTGKLLVQGEPDGSSFPNGGLRSTFEARGYTAWDVTSPAWLMRTPNGVTLCIPTVFVSWTGEALDKKTPLLRSNAAVNAQARRVLKLLGEKEIAPINSSCGAEQEYFLVDNAFMALRPDLQLSGRSLFGAPPAKGQQFDDHYFGAIPERVQVFMQDVEDQLYRLGVPAKTRHNEVAPGQFEIAPVHEAANVATDHQQLIMTVLKSTAKRHGFTCLLHEKPFAGVNGSGKHVNWSIGNSTQGNLLDPGKTPHENMQFLLFCGAVIRGVHQYGPLMRAAIATASNDHRLGANEAPPAIISVYLGSQLEDVFNQIKAGQLKSSTSGGLMQLGVDSLPEFPKDAGDRNRTSPFAFTGNRFEFRAVGSGQSVAGPLVVLNTVLADALSWVADQLEARLAKGESIEQASFGVLQQITQENGAVIFGGDGYSSAWHEMAVKERGLENLRTSADALPVLKRDAIRDLFTRQNVLSPVELESRFEVYAEQYILAIEVEARLALRIARTSLYPAVSAYLGELAGSLQEQEAIGLQPSKAIAQQIAGLNQQLVDRANALEAALGSAPHGAEAHMRHCADQLMPLMGELRAAADALEALVDDAAWPLPTYQEMLFVR; this is encoded by the coding sequence ATGCCCAGCGCTGAGCGTTTTGCTGCCCTGCAGACCATCCAGCGGCGCAAGCCCGCGGCGGTGCAGGCCCCTTCCGCTCTCCAGGACATCTGGGCCAGCGATGTGTTCACTCTCGATCGGATGAAAGAGGCGCTGCCGCGCAGCGTGTTCAAGTCGATCCAGGCCACGATCCGCCAGGGCGGTCGGCTCGATCCTTCCGTGGCCGATGCCGTGGCCGGCGCCATGAAGGACTGGGCCACCAGCCGCGGCGCTCTCTATTACGCCCACGTTTTCTATCCGCTCACCAACCTCACGGCCGAGAAGCACGACGGCTTCATCGTGCCCAAGGGTGATGGCCGCGCCATCACCGAATTCACCGGCAAGCTGCTGGTGCAGGGTGAGCCCGACGGCTCTTCGTTCCCCAACGGCGGTCTGCGCTCCACCTTCGAGGCCCGTGGCTATACCGCCTGGGATGTGACCAGCCCCGCATGGCTGATGCGCACGCCCAACGGCGTGACGCTGTGCATCCCCACCGTGTTTGTGTCGTGGACCGGTGAGGCGCTCGACAAGAAAACCCCCCTGCTGCGCTCCAACGCCGCGGTGAACGCCCAGGCGCGCCGCGTGCTCAAGCTGCTGGGTGAGAAGGAGATCGCTCCGATCAACTCCAGCTGCGGCGCTGAGCAGGAGTATTTCCTGGTGGACAACGCCTTCATGGCGCTCCGCCCCGACCTGCAGCTCTCCGGCCGCAGCCTGTTTGGCGCGCCGCCGGCGAAGGGTCAGCAGTTCGACGACCACTACTTCGGTGCGATTCCAGAGCGGGTGCAGGTGTTCATGCAGGACGTGGAGGATCAGCTCTATCGCCTGGGTGTTCCCGCCAAGACCCGCCACAACGAGGTGGCACCCGGTCAGTTCGAGATCGCCCCGGTGCATGAGGCCGCCAACGTGGCCACCGATCACCAGCAGCTGATCATGACCGTGCTCAAGAGCACGGCCAAGCGCCACGGTTTCACCTGCCTGCTGCATGAGAAGCCCTTCGCCGGCGTGAACGGCAGCGGCAAGCACGTGAACTGGTCGATCGGCAACAGCACCCAGGGCAACCTGCTCGATCCCGGCAAAACCCCGCACGAGAACATGCAGTTCCTGCTGTTCTGCGGCGCTGTGATCCGCGGCGTGCACCAATACGGCCCGCTGATGCGCGCCGCCATCGCCACCGCCAGCAACGATCACCGCCTCGGCGCCAACGAAGCGCCCCCGGCGATCATCTCGGTGTACCTCGGCAGCCAGCTCGAGGATGTGTTCAACCAGATCAAGGCTGGTCAGTTGAAGAGCTCCACCAGCGGCGGGCTGATGCAGCTCGGGGTGGACAGCCTGCCCGAGTTCCCCAAGGACGCGGGCGATCGCAACCGCACCTCGCCCTTTGCCTTCACCGGCAACCGCTTCGAGTTCCGCGCGGTGGGCTCAGGCCAGTCGGTGGCCGGCCCGCTGGTGGTGCTCAACACCGTGCTCGCTGATGCCCTCAGCTGGGTGGCTGATCAGCTCGAAGCCCGCCTGGCCAAGGGTGAAAGCATCGAGCAGGCCAGCTTCGGCGTGCTGCAGCAGATCACCCAGGAAAACGGTGCTGTGATCTTCGGCGGCGACGGCTACTCGAGCGCCTGGCACGAGATGGCTGTGAAGGAGCGCGGCCTCGAGAACCTGCGCACCAGCGCTGATGCCCTGCCGGTGCTCAAGCGCGATGCGATTCGCGATCTGTTCACCCGCCAGAACGTGCTCAGCCCCGTGGAGCTGGAGAGCCGTTTTGAGGTGTACGCCGAGCAATACATCCTGGCGATCGAGGTGGAAGCCCGCCTCGCGCTGCGCATCGCTCGCACCTCCCTCTACCCCGCAGTGAGCGCCTACCTCGGCGAACTGGCTGGTTCCCTGCAGGAACAGGAGGCCATCGGCCTGCAGCCCTCCAAGGCGATCGCGCAGCAGATTGCTGGTCTTAACCAGCAACTGGTGGATCGGGCTAACGCCCTGGAAGCAGCGCTGGGTTCGGCTCCCCACGGCGCCGAAGCGCACATGCGCCATTGCGCCGATCAGCTGATGCCGCTGATGGGTGAGCTGCGGGCCGCCGCGGATGCCCTTGAGGCGTTGGTGGACGACGCTGCCTGGCCGCTGCCCACCTACCAGGAGATGCTGTTCGTGCGCTGA